One genomic region from Nymphaea colorata isolate Beijing-Zhang1983 chromosome 10, ASM883128v2, whole genome shotgun sequence encodes:
- the LOC116263396 gene encoding protein PSK SIMULATOR 1-like yields MKKNRTQKPHHLKGHQTPPFLLSLSLLDTNTTHTLIHIYTRFSIVGREREREGCPSICSFLILISCSSPPLLQLLFHPHSPLSGTEPPSFLVDGEIEGGRDPERYDSRIGIDLMEAWLVKVSSTLKTVVLKNRQLLSGGPTVGVLAFEMAGIMSKLLQLWHSLADKQIARLRHDVINQEGVRKIVSNDDSLLIGLACAEIVDALRLAARSVSRLASRSTDPGLLKFDRLFHGFANSGSGDVGAPQGWVLPHKEMESKVKKASRYVTQTARLYKEMEALAELESSVRKLQAAGGNCNEKKAMDLRERIEWSKQEVRFLKDASLWSRNYDSVVELLARLVFTIVARLKVVFRHGDPVPAPVFPRSSSVSAVVYPASSDPASAITNYHFASGPLRPTMSPAMQEEPAEPSGGLFDTCSKLLEPPPSTLGAAALALHYANVIIIIEKMAKTPHLIGSDARDDLYGMLPASVRASLRTRLRSCRSSLEAGGFCAADPALAEEWSEALRRILDWLSPLAHNMIRWQSERNFEQRRLVSSTNALLLQTLFFANQAKTEAAITELLVGLNYIWRYERELNAKAFLDCNSAMASM; encoded by the coding sequence ATGAAAAAGAATCGGACGCAGAAACCCCACCATCTAAAAGGCCACCAAACTCCACcttttctgctctctctctctctcttggacaCGAATACAACGCATActcttatacatatatacacgCGCTTCTCAAtcgtggggagagagagagagagagagggctgcCCTTCGATCTGCTCCTTTTTAATCCTTATCTCTTGCAGCTCACCACCACTCCTGCAATTATTGTTCCACCCCCACTCGCCTCTCTCTGGCACAGAGCCGCCATCTTTCCTTGTAGACGGAGAGATAGAGGGGGGAAGAGATCCGGAGAGATACGATTCCAGAATCGGGATTGATCTCATGGAGGCGTGGCTTGTGAAGGTGTCGAGCACCTTGAAGACGGTGGTGCTCAAGAACAGGCAGCTGCTCAGCGGGGGGCCGACGGTGGGGGTTCTGGCCTTCGAGATGGCCGGCATCATGTCGAAGCTGCTGCAGCTCTGGCACTCCCTCGCCGACAAGCAGATCGCCAGGCTCCGCCACGACGTCATCAACCAGGAGGGCGTTCGCAAGATTGTCTCTAATGACGACTCCCTGCTCATCGGCCTCGCCTGCGCCGAGATCGTCGACGCCCTTCGCCTTGCCGCTCGTTCCGTCTCCCGCCTCGCCTCCCGCTCCACCGACCCCGGGCTCCTGAAATTCGACCGCCTTTTCCATGGGTTCGCCAACTCGGGTTCCGGTGACGTCGGCGCCCCGCAGGGCTGGGTCCTGCCGCACAAGGAGATGGAGTCCAAGGTCAAGAAGGCGAGCCGGTACGTCACCCAGACGGCTCGGCTGTACAAGGAGATGGAGGCCCTGGCCGAGCTCGAGAGCTCCGTCAGGAAGCTGCAGGCCGCCGGCGGCAACTGCAACGAGAAGAAGGCCATGGACCTGAGGGAGCGGATCGAGTGGAGCAAGCAGGAGGTGAGGTTCCTAAAGGACGCCTCCCTCTGGTCCCGCAACTACGACTCCGTCGTAGAGCTCCTCGCCAGACTCGTCTTCACGATCGTCGCCAGGCTGAAGGTGGTCTTCCGCCACGGCGACCCCGTTCCCGCTCCGGTTTTCCCCCGGAGCTCCTCCGTGTCAGCCGTGGTATACCCGGCCTCCTCGGATCCTGCATCCGCCATCACCAATTACCATTTCGCCTCCGGCCCCCTGCGGCCGACGATGTCGCCGGCTATGCAGGAGGAGCCGGCCGAGCCGTCGGGCGGGCTCTTCGACACATGCTCGAAGCTGCTAGAGCCCCCGCCGTCTACCCTCGGCGCCGCGGCTCTGGCGCTGCACTACGCGAACGTGATCATCATAATCGAGAAGATGGCGAAGACGCCGCACCTCATCGGCAGCGACGCGAGGGACGACCTTTACGGGATGTTGCCGGCGAGCGTCCGGGCGTCGCTGAGGACGCGCCTCAGGTCCTGCCGGTCCTCGCTGGAGGCCGGCGGCTTCTGCGCGGCCGACCCGGCTTTGGCGGAGGAATGGAGCGAGGCCCTCCGCAGAATCTTGGACTGGTTGTCCCCTCTCGCGCACAACATGATAAGGTGGCAGTCGGAGAGGAACTTCGAGCAGCGGCGCCTGGTGTCCTCCACCAACGCGCTGCTGCTCCAGACCCTCTTCTTCGCCAACCAGGCCAAGACCGAGGCGGCCATCACCGAGTTGCTCGTGGGGCTCAACTATATATGGAGGTACGAGAGGGAGCTCAACGCCAAGGCCTTCTTGGACTGCAATTCGGCCATGGCCTCCATGTGA